In Mus pahari chromosome 12, PAHARI_EIJ_v1.1, whole genome shotgun sequence, the genomic window cagagatccatttgtctGTTGTATGGTGTGAATGAAGGCTTTTAATGTGAAATATTGGCCATTAGAAATGGGTGTCAGTTTTGAAATGTGAATTGAAATATATTGTATCACATTTCACCTCTCCTCCTGATTTTGAAAAATTCCTTTATAGTAAAAGTATTTTCACAAGGGACTTTACACAATGCTTTATCTATAATGGgctaatagaaaatatttcatgaaatgtTGACTTACCCTTTGGTATTGTGATTTTATCATTAGAATTGACCAGCTACATGAATAGCACTCATTGTTGTGTTTCAACTACAACTTAGCTAATGTAGAAAGTTTACTACTTTTTTCACTTGAAGATTTGCTAAGAtagagtagcagaggcagagagagagagagagagagagagagagagagagagagagagagagagaaggagggagaggaggggagttTAAGAGGTATGGAGAATATGGGGTCCATAGATGAGGACAACAGCATATGTGAGGAATCATTAGTCTCCATGTTGGAGACAActccttcatctttctctctcttagttCTCAATCTTTCCTAGATATTAGCAAGGCCATGTGCCTATAAatacagcaatttttaaaattaacaatccATTGTTAATACCCTCAACCTTCTTCACAGCATTGACTTATATACTTAGAACTTTGAACCATGCCAAGAAATAGCAGTCCTGCTATTAAGGAAAATGCTTTCATGCTTTTCAAAGCCAGTGATGGGTGGTAGTGCCACACAGCCTCAAGATAAATTAAAAGTGGATCCTGTGCAATGTGCCTTTTCCCCCAGACATCTATTTTAgttcatctattttattttagaaagaaagtaatcttcaAAACATCTTCATCTGCTATTTGGGAGTTCAGTGTCTGAGATCATTTTTGCCAAAATTTACAAGgccttttaattaaatttttgctCAGAAATTTTTACAACTTCTCATTTTCCCTACTATATTCAGCTCattctatctacacacacacacacacacacacacacacacacacacacacacacacaccatcctgaTTTGATGAAAAGGAGGAATTATATGCCTGACTTTcagtctattttaaaaatataatgtgtgGACCAAGCCAGAagataaacattatttatttatttatttatttatttatttatttacatatttttatatgtatatgtatgggcatgggcatgggcatgcCCAGGTGCAGTCGTGAAGGTcagagagtcagttctttccttcttactGGATATCTTTGAACTCGGATATTCTGGTTTGGGAACAGAGCTTTGTGTGCTGAGTCATCTTCTGGGTCTAAGAAGTCAAGCAaaagttagtttttaaaatgtaaatactggTATACAGAGTCATGGAAGAAGAATTAGAACCATTTATTAGGGAAACGAATGTTGATATTTTAATATGCTCCTGTTAAAGCTTTACCTGTACTATCTCGTATTTGTCTGTTGTTTTTACTTATGGCTTTCAAATGGTAAATGCATTTCATTTGTATGCAAATATACATTTAAAGACAACAATAATAAAGATGTGTTCTAGAAAAATAACATCTCTAGGTCTTCTCGGTTAGAAGGATATCTACAAGATGTAgagatttcatttcattttctactgAATTCATAGAACCCATGTAGATAACTTTTCCAGTTTCTGCTGTGTACTCAGGGTATGTGGCACCTGAGTAATAATTATTTGTGCTGTGgtacttctctttttaaaagtagtttgaaCCCAAGTAAGGATGCTAACTCTCTTCTGGAAGCCAGAATTCAACccttgaaaaaagaaattcttccatAGGTTGCTTGAGCATTTTGCTTGTAACAGATCTACCCTCCTAGAACCAGACTGACCATGGGGCTCAAGACCTAGCGCTTCATAGAAACCCTCCATATGAAACAGAACATGCACAACTCTCTATAGGAAGAGGAAAGCAGGGCCAATGCAGATATGCATAAATATCTCATCCTAACAGCACTAATGACTTTGGGTGGGCCAAAGTCTTCTCATTAGCAGAAGGCCCACTTATGTACTGAGTactgaattaaagaaaaatttttttaaaaatctagcaaATAAAGGTTAAATCttcattatatttcttttagtttttgtttttattttttggaaaatatatgtatacatttgtctgttgtttttattagaaataatgaCAATTTTTAAGATAGATATTCCTAGTCTCAGGATAAATACATACTCATGTATTGATAACTGTCTTGGCTTTCTGTTAGAGTTGCTGAGAGAACATGTTCTGACAAAAGCACTGCAGAGGCTCACAGTTAAAGGGGTCAGCCCATGGCAGCAGGAAAGTCAGTGTAGCAGGGACTTAAACCAGCTGCTTGTGTTGGAAAGCAGAGAAGGGTGAATGCTTGTGGCCAGTtcactttatcttttttatatagTCCATGGTCCAAGCCCAGGAAACAGTGCTACACACTTTTAGCATGGGATTTTCCATCTCTATTAATTTAACTGGTGAATGCTACGCAGGCATGCCTAGAAGCCAAGCAATCCCTTGGAGGTTTGTCTAGGGGCTGCATCCTAGGTGATTCTGTATCCTGTCATTTGGACAATCGGTAGTCACATCATAATAGTACATGGGCATATACAGTGTATTCACCGGCTGATGAGATAGGAAGAATTTCatacagtaatttttttcttctgcaagtGTATCATATAAATCTTAACAGGGAAAGATTATCATATAATTTGAAAAGGGAAAATGGCCTATATTTCTCACAAACATAAGCCAGAATTTTATCtcctcattgaaaaaaaaatgtaaaggcaaGAAGGTTCCAGattattatgaaaaaatataattagtatataatgaaataaaaatatattaatattttctatgatCTAGGTAATATAACAGTTGTTCATACTCTATTTTTgatggaattttctttctttttagtattttgaATCAAACCCCAAACCTTCCTCTGTAGAACTCTGTGTAACGGCCACTCAGAGTTTTGATTTCACAACTACCGTTGCTTTATGATAGTTTTGAATTTCATGAGAAATTATAGCCACCCATATTGAAGCTTGTATAGATATGAATTCTGAATTCTACGTATGCCCTTATGTTGCTGTGTCTAATCTTGTGTTCTGTGATGTTCCTGTGGGAGTTAATGTGTctgttcttcttccctctcctcctccttcccccatccatcctctgactcctcctcccccacctgtgCTCTGACTCCCCATGATCTTGCAGTGAAGCTGGTGGTGACCCGAGCACTGATGATCACAGCTGACATTCTAGCTGGCTTTGGGTTCATCACTCTGCTCCTTGGTCTTGACTGTGTGAAGTTCCTACCCGATGAGCCACACGTTAAAGTCCGCCTCTGCTTTGTTGCAGGGACCACATTACTCATTGCAGGTATtgggtttggtttattttattcagTAACCGTGATTCCCTGGTCATCCTCGTGTTGTGCTACACAAATTTATCATCTCTTCTCATTTAAGATTGTCTATTCATACATACCTTACCTCCTGACAGTGTACAGCTCTTGTATATACCAGTGAGTTTATTTAGCAAATAATATATAGTTATCTTTAGAAAAGATCTTGAAGACCACCGAATACTCTttttataaatcaataaacaaaaatttaaattactgaGGAAAATCCTTGTggctgttacaaaaaaaaaagatgatcaaATTAGGTGACTTAAGATAATGAAAGGCTGAAACCATTATCTACAATTAGTCTGCCATATACACAGTTTTAAAGCATGCATTCTGttttgtagtttttttaaaaaaggttttttcCAAATTTGTTGGCAAATGtaacaatgttttaaaactagATGATAACTTATATCTTTTTATAATGGCTACATATTTGATTAGCTTAGATGAACAATTGGATTTATAAAtctaaataatgtttaaaatagatATTACCAACTCTCCAGGAGTTGGTAATATGCACCGCCCCACCCCAAGAGGGTAAGTATTTTTCAAAACGCCCAGTCAACATATTTCATTATCTCCCAGTTATCACTGATCTGGCCTATACTATAcaattttttacttaaaatagtgGAACCAATGTGCTATGATTTCAATTGAGTTAATTGTTAGAGAGGGTAAGCTGTGGGCTTCAGTCAAATTGTGGAAGGAAAGTCACTTTTTGACCCATGCTTACATGCTCTGGAACATGATAAAATGATTGTTAGAAAAGATAcagtttttacatgggtgttctcttcccctcccccaccctagcACACTGAATTGCAATTAATTGGACACAGTATACATGAAGATATTTACTGCATTAATTATATAGCTCAGTTTACATGTGAATGTTGACTGTATGTCTGGGGCTGCATGTCTCacagttagggttactattgttatgatgaaacacaatgaccaaaagcaagttggaaaggGAAGTGTTTATTCAGTTTACTCTTCCATATCATTActaaaggaattcaggacaggaattcaaacagggtgGGGAGTTGAGTCAGAAGCTAATGCTGTGGCTTGTTCATAATGGCTTGCTTGGtctgttttcttaaagaacccaggaccactagcccagagatagcaccaccatAATTGGCTGGCTCCTCCtctatcaatcactaagaaaatgcccccagtggaggagttagagaaaggaatgaaggagctgcaggggtttgcaaccccataggaagaataacaatgtcaaccaaccagaactccccagagctcccaaggactaaaccaccaaccaaagagtatacacatggagggacccatggctccaggttcATATGtaagcagaggattgccttatatGACATCAATGGGCagggagacccttggtccagTGGAGGCTCTAAGCCCCAGCACAGGgagatgctagggtggtgaggcaggagtgggtgggtaggtaagggagcactctcataaatagaagggagggaggatgggatagggggcttgcagaggggagaccaggaaagtggataaatttgaaatgtaaataaatataataaccaataaaaaattaaaagaaagtagaaagaaaatgccccacagacagaCCTTATGGAGTAATTTTCCCATTTAAGGTTCGTAcattcagatgactctagtttctataaagttgacataagactattCAGCATAGCACCATTACATGTTGGAATTGATTTTGTGTCTGTACATGCATAGTGTACATATGAGGGTTAACTGTATTCAGAACAACATCGTTGCATGTGGCTATTGGCTATTTATCTGGGGCATCACTGTTTACACAATCATATCTGGGATAGCGTCAGTTGCAGGTCTTGGAAaacacaaagtatttttttttaattttttattattattttctttatttacatttcaaatgctatcccgaaagttccctatttcccccccccccgcccctgctcccctacccacccactcccactacttggcccaggccttcccttgtgctgggtcatataaagtttgccagaccaaggggcctcttttcccagtgatggccgaagatgaaaggatggactatccagagactaccccatccgggaatccatcccatcatcagccaccaaacctagatactaatgctcatgccagcaagattctgctgaagggaccctgatattgcggcctcttgtgaggctatgccagtgcctggcaaacacagaagtagatgctcatggtcagctattggatggaacacagggtccccaatggaggctagagaaagtacccaaggagctgaagggggctgcaaccctgtaggtggaacaacaatatgaactaaccagtaccccctgagcttgtgtctctagctgcataaacATCACATACTTTCAATTAAAACTTAATGTATAAAGCCTAGtccatggtggtacatgcctttaatctcatcactcaggaggcaggtggatctcaccagcctattctacatagtaagttccaggacagacagtgcTATGTAAAGAAACTCttcatcaacaaaacaaaacaaaaatgaaaacaagcccCCAAAccttaaaatagaagaaaattaatgtagaatggaaaaaaaaatgttctgttaCTCATGTTTCCAAATTCCTgtgttttcaaatttgttttaaatattttcatttatgaagCTGTCGTGAGCCATGTATGACATTCTGTGGAGGAACATGCCATATATACGATGGGAGCTTCATGCCATCATAATGGAGCTGATAATTTCTTTTACTTGGTGATGTAGCAACTGTCATATCACTATAGCATAAGGCATTACTCACAAATCTGTGGCAATGTTGACCCACACGTAACTTCAGCACATGGTACTTTGTTATGGTAATGGATGGTATGTTACAAGAGAgcatattgaatatattttatcatttcacTTTATACTTGATGTTAGCGATATCATTTCACTTTCAGAAGTTGTTTTCTGTAAAGCATTGCTCCCTGTTAGAGCTGACTCCTGTTGCTCATGGGTGCTGCATTTCTTAACTGCATTGTTTTTCTCTTGATATTGACCTTAATTTCATGTTGTCTTGTTCACTATGACCCTGAGAGAAATGAGCCatgatatttttgtatatgtgtgtgtgcgcacatgtgcgtgACATGTAGCGCAGGTGTACAGTTTGTCAACCACACAAATTTTCTCTGTTAGGTGATATGTGACTGTACgaaaataaatttggaaaaatggaaaagttGTAAAGAGATACATCATAGCGATCATTTTAGAGTTTCACAAACAGATGAGCACAGTATTCTTTCATCTCAGTACTTTGCTTtgtggagagagaaagtgaaaggCAATGACAGAAGCTGTCCAGCGTTCTATTGTCCATGAATCACCATGGCAATCTTACTGCTTTATCTGGCACCATGCATCTTTAACACTGAGCAGATCCTTGTGACTTAAACTTGGAGAATGCTCTGCATCATTCCTGACCCCCTCGTTTCTTTCAGGTACCCCGGGAATCATTGGCTCTGTGTGGTATGCTGTGGATGTTTACGTCGAACGCTCCTCTCTcgttttacacaatatatttcttGGGATCCAATATAAATTTGGTTGGTCCTGCTGGCTTGGAATGGCTGGGTCTTTGGGTTGCTTTTTAGCAGGAGCTCTCCTTACCTGCTGTTTGTACCTCTTCAAAGGTAAGGACAAAGTAGAGGACGGGTCCCTCTTTTACTGTCATCTTTCCCAATCCAAAGGAAACACACATCCTATCAGACCACATAGCTCTGACACCCTTTGCATTTTCAGTTGTTCAAAAACAACTAAATTGTAGTATTCAGGGTTGATTCCCCAGCAGTAAATATCAGTCGAAAAGGAAAGCCAGAACTTCATCTTTGTCCAGCATTCCACCACTCACTAGTAGTTTATGTACAATGATCATTGTTGTGCATCTAACTTCACTAAATCAATGAGATTTATGTTTAGGGTTAAATGGAAAACTTGGCTGAGAGTCAGTCAATATTTGTTGGTAAAGAATATAATCTTTGGAATTAGTGTTCTAAAAATCTACCTAAAATACTAAGATCTCTTcataataaaacaaaggaaactaTTCACCACAGTTTCAATATAAAGATTATTTTCAGATTGAAATACTCAGAACTTCATCTGATATTCAGGAATCCTACATGATTTCAACAAAGAATcctctgtgtggtgtgtgcgtttgtgtgtgtgtgtgtgtgtgtgtgtgtgtgtgtgtgtgtgtgaaaaggagagtgtgcatgtgtatgtgtgtgactatgtgtgcatgtgcaggctaGCACCTGagatatgtctttgtgtgtgtgaatgtatatatgcatctgtATTAGCATggatatatgcatgcatgttagtgtgtatgtgtctgtgttaaaagagtatgtgcatgtgtataaaagcatgtctttctgtgtatgaatgtgtctttatgtatatatgtacatatatgtgtgtgcatgcatacacgtgtgtgtgtatgtgtgtgtgtgcacgtgcatgaacatgcctgtgtgcattggtgtttgcgTATCCTTGTCTGTCTTGgagaataatatataatttttttttcatttttgaatgtTAACGGGgttatatgcattttttt contains:
- the Cldn16 gene encoding claudin-16, encoding MKDLLQYAACFLATFSTGFLIVATWTDCWMVNADDSLEVSTKCRGLWWECVTNAFDGIRTCDEYDSIYAEHPLKLVVTRALMITADILAGFGFITLLLGLDCVKFLPDEPHVKVRLCFVAGTTLLIAGTPGIIGSVWYAVDVYVERSSLVLHNIFLGIQYKFGWSCWLGMAGSLGCFLAGALLTCCLYLFKDVGPERNYPYATRKRYSTAGVSMAKSYKAPRTETAKMYAVDTRV